A genomic segment from Cinclus cinclus chromosome 11, bCinCin1.1, whole genome shotgun sequence encodes:
- the CHST8 gene encoding carbohydrate sulfotransferase 8, whose translation MRLTCMFSFILLFGAVGLVVFIHLQDPEEIVHQQTPGIKYNMGFQQPKKDCVSINNQDRQLRKNTADRAATVKQSNSLEPSEGVPTKLQSTDRRQSSIMFAMKDQQKGEEINSMKLYKRRRRFIIKKSPILISMNSSILNLPTLKYEDRNNSKWKSLYQIQGERKRIMRETCSKYKSNNRRIITPYHVSRIFVEDKYRVLYCEVPKAGCSNWKRVLMVLNGLASSTKDIQHNTVHYGNYLKRLDGFDHKGIYHRLNTYTKMLFIREPFEKLVSAFRDKFEHPNNYYHPVFGKAIISRYRVNATKEALRTGSGVKFKEFIQYLLDVHRPVGMDIHWDHVNRLCSPCLIDYDFVGKFESMEEDANFFLHLIGAPQNLTFPKFKDRHSNEERTTTKITQQYFAQLSPSQRQQSYDFYYMDYLMFNYSKPFEDLY comes from the exons gGATAAAATATAACATGGGATTCCAGCAACCAAAAAAA GACTGTGTTTCCATCAATAACCAGGATAgacaattaagaaaaaatactgcagaCAGAGCAGCAACAGTTAAGCAGAGCAATTCATTAGAGCCATCTGAAGGTGTGCCCACCAAGCTTCAAAGCACGGACAGAAGGCAAAGCAGCATCATGTTTGCTATGAAAGATCAACAGAAAGGtgaagaaattaattccatGAAGCTCTATAAACGCAGGAGGAGGTTTATAATTAAAAAGAGCCCAATTCTGATTTCCATGAACAGCTCCATTCTCAACCTGCCCACACTTAAATATGAGGACAGAAACAACAGCAAGTGGAAAAGTCTCTATCAGAtccaaggagaaaggaagcgGATTATGAGGGAAACTTGTTCAAAATACAAGAGTAATAACAGAAGAATAATCACTCCTTATCATGTGTCTAGAATATTTGTAGAAGATAAATACAGAGTTTTATACTGTGAAGTACCAAAAGCTGGCTGCTCTAACTGGAAGCGGGTGCTGATGGTGCTGAATGGGCTGGCCTCCTCCACCAAGGATATCCAGCACAACACAGTGCACTATGGAAACTACCTGAAACGGCTGGATGGGTTTGACCACAAGGGAATTTATCACAGGCTCAACACTTACACAAAGATGCTCTTTATTCGTGAGCCTTTTGAAAAGCTGGTATCTGCATTTCGGGACAAGTTTGAGCATCCAAACAACTACTACCACCCGGTTTTTGGAAAAGCCATCATTTCCAGATACCGTGTCAATGCCACCAAAGAAGCATTAAGGACAGGCTCTGGAGTTAAGTTTAAAGAGTTCATTCAATATCTCCTGGATGTACATAGGCCAGTGGGCATGGATATACACTGGGATCATGTCAATAGGCTTTGCAGCCCGTGTTTAATAGACTACGACTTCGTTGGGAAATTTGAAAGTATGGAAGAAGATGCAAACTTTTTCTTGCACTTGATTGGTGCTCCACAAAATTTAACTTTCCCCAAGTTTAAAGATCGTCACTCCAACGAAGAAAGAACTACCACTAAAATTACACAACAGTATTTTGCACAGCTTTCTCCTTCTCAACGACAGCAAAGCTATGACTTTTACTATATGGACTACTTGATGTTCAACTACTCAAAACCTTTTGAAGATTTATATTAA